From one Montipora capricornis isolate CH-2021 chromosome 10, ASM3666992v2, whole genome shotgun sequence genomic stretch:
- the LOC138020069 gene encoding eukaryotic translation initiation factor 5B-like — protein sequence MATSSASSRGTSRGNFYSASNISRTPSPLSARDRNSRTSPDVLRSTSSSSSASLSSTPISFRDSTSTLQQVIAGLSACQTSIQDLLKTVESSNERIKDLSEKMKTLDDKVDKLSSDQVVDADRRDNDGRGVKRKRTKASLLIQEEVHKLHNSRELPNQYRGRETVSSVHNRRVTQFIVRELGRRSGFSQAAVEKSSKKYHEHIRRTALGKITDDTKKEKRDNLRKERKYERRRNFVKDEKESRAFASLTKHHMSTDDDDSASESEAGWVSRPPKYRSETLIAFLSKLDKRSKRAEQTTNKRWKRTTTRSGHPVEKEPPVNTPKWALSDEWKDELDERRRREGEMVQAVEEAERNEDEECDDEDLKSDQSVDESDLDFDDV from the exons ATGGCCACAAGTAGCGCAAGCAGCCGAGGTACTTCACGAGGCAACTTTTATTCCGCATCAAATATTTCAAGAACTCCATCTCCTCTGAGTGCACGTGATCGCAATTCTAGAACAAGTCCTGACGTTTTACGATCAACTTCATCTTCTTCGTCCGCATCGTTGTCATCTACTCCAATATCCTTTCGCGACTCGACCAGCACGTTACAACAGGTAATCGCTGGGCTTTCAGCCTGTCAGACCTCAATTCAAGATCTTCTGAAGACTGTAGAAAGTTCAAATGAAAGAATTAAGGACCTCTCCGAGAAAATGAAGACCCTTGATGACAAAGTCGACAAACTATCTTCTGATCAAGTTGTTGATGCTGATCGCAGGGACAACGATGGGCGTGGAGTCAAACGCAAGCGGACAAAAGCTTCGCTTCTTATTCAG GAAGAGGTTCACAAGCTGCATAATAGCAGAGAACTCCCTAATCAGTACCGAGGAAGGGAAAC AGTCAGCAGTGTTCATAACCGAAGAGTGACACAATTTATTGTCCGTGAACTTGGTCGAAGGAGTGGCTTTAGCCAAGCAGCTGTCGAAA AATCTTCCAAAAAGTATCATGAACACATTCGCCGAACTGCTCTGGGTAAGATAACggatgacacaaagaaagagaagagagataATCTTCGAAAGGAACGG aaatatgaGAGAAGAAGAAACTTCGTGAAGGACGAGAAAGAGTCCCGAGCTTTCGCAAGCTTGACTAAGCATCACATGTCAACAGACGACGATGACTCCGCCAGCGAATCTGAAGCAGGATGGGTTTCTAGACCCCCAAAATATCGTAGTGAAACACTCATTGCGTTCCTAAGCAA ACTTGACAAACGCAGCAAAAGGGCCGAACAGACAACGAATAAAAGATGGAAAAGGACGACGACCAGATCGGGCCATCCAGTTGAAAAGGAGCCCCCAGTGAACACTCCAAAATGGGCATTGTCAGATGAGTGGAAGGACGAGTTAGACGAGAGACGCAGACGAGAAGGGGAAATGGTTCAAGCCGTAGAAGAAGCTGAAAG aaaTGAAGACGAAGAATGTGATGACGAGGATCTTAAAAGTGATCAGAGTGTGGATGAATCCGATTTAGATTTTGATGATGTGTAA